The Paenibacillus sp. BIC5C1 DNA segment ATGTACAAGGAAGATTACCAGCCGCTGATTGAACGTATGAATCGTAAAGGTCTCGCGTATACCGAGCTGAACAAAAATCTCAATCTGTTCAACATGTTAATCTGATGAATTATTCCAATGTGAAGTCGGACCGTAGTGAGGCGCAGCCTCTGTTGAGACCTGCTCGCATAGAAGATGCGGCACAAGTCATCCCTCTGCTTTATCAGGCGATTGGTGATATTGCTTATTCTCTGGCGGGTGAAGGGGTGCATGAGAAAGCGATGCAGATACTGCAGCAATTTTACGTGCAGGAAGACAATCGGATCAGTTATCGCAATATAACGGTAATGGAGCAGAACGAACAGGTCGCTGGAATACTGGTGGCATATGATGGCGGTGAAGCAGATCGTTTGGATCAGCCAATTCTGGATCGGCCTGGTCGGAGTACAGATGAGAAATATACGTTGGTCAAAGAAACCCGTCCCGGGGAGTATTATCTGGATACTCTCTCCGTAAGCGAAGCGTATCAGGGGCAGGGGATCGGCAAGGCATTGATGGCTGCTTTTGAGCAGCAGGGCAGGGAACTGGGACACTCACAGGTGTCCCTCATTGTTGAACGTGACAATGGCCGGGCCTTGATGCTGTACGAACGGCAGGGCTATATCAAGGATGAAGTGATTGTCATTGCTGGACATGAGTATAACCATATGGTCAAGCCAATTCAACGATAGAATCAAAAAGAAGACCGAC contains these protein-coding regions:
- a CDS encoding GNAT family N-acetyltransferase, coding for MNYSNVKSDRSEAQPLLRPARIEDAAQVIPLLYQAIGDIAYSLAGEGVHEKAMQILQQFYVQEDNRISYRNITVMEQNEQVAGILVAYDGGEADRLDQPILDRPGRSTDEKYTLVKETRPGEYYLDTLSVSEAYQGQGIGKALMAAFEQQGRELGHSQVSLIVERDNGRALMLYERQGYIKDEVIVIAGHEYNHMVKPIQR